A window from bacterium encodes these proteins:
- a CDS encoding arsenite methyltransferase, whose product MIEENDVRETVRRKYGEAAKIVLQGKGSACCSGGNVSDAARNDASKLLEADSITGNLYSEEEAAAIPPEAILASLGCGNPTALIELEPGEKVLDLGSGGGIDVLLSARRVGPNGFAYGLDMTDEMLVLAEENRIKAHAENVKFLKGHIEAIPLPDDEVDVVISNCVINLSADKDAVLREAFRVLKPGGRFAVSDVVVNGELPEAVRKDMMAYVGCVAGALDKDDYAHRLEAAGFANISIEPTRHYTFADLPSSSCCESGSIANLSEKEKAALDGRVMSAFIRATKLSK is encoded by the coding sequence ATGATAGAAGAGAACGATGTGCGAGAAACTGTGCGCCGAAAATACGGCGAGGCGGCTAAGATTGTGCTTCAGGGCAAAGGCTCGGCTTGCTGCTCTGGCGGCAATGTGAGTGATGCCGCACGTAATGACGCATCAAAACTGCTTGAAGCTGATTCCATCACTGGCAACCTCTATAGTGAAGAGGAAGCAGCGGCGATCCCGCCGGAAGCCATTCTCGCCTCACTGGGATGCGGCAACCCAACGGCTCTTATCGAGCTGGAACCTGGTGAGAAAGTGCTCGATTTAGGCTCAGGAGGAGGAATTGATGTCCTTCTGTCAGCTCGAAGGGTCGGCCCAAATGGGTTCGCTTATGGGCTTGATATGACTGATGAAATGCTCGTATTGGCAGAAGAAAACCGCATTAAAGCGCATGCTGAAAATGTGAAATTCCTCAAAGGCCACATCGAAGCTATTCCCTTGCCCGATGATGAAGTGGATGTGGTGATTTCGAACTGCGTTATTAATCTCTCTGCTGATAAAGACGCCGTACTGCGAGAAGCATTCAGAGTGCTTAAACCAGGTGGGCGATTCGCGGTCTCCGATGTGGTTGTGAACGGCGAACTGCCTGAAGCTGTGCGCAAAGACATGATGGCCTATGTTGGCTGTGTTGCCGGAGCGCTTGACAAAGATGATTATGCCCACCGATTAGAAGCCGCCGGATTTGCTAACATCTCCATCGAGCCAACCCGTCACTACACCTTTGCCGACCTCCCTAGTTCCTCCTGTTGCGAAAGCGGCAGTATTGCCAACTTATCAGAGAAAGAGAAAGCCGCTTTGGACGGCAGAGTAATGAGCGCCTTCATCCGCGCCACGAAACTGAGTAAATAA
- a CDS encoding metalloregulator ArsR/SmtB family transcription factor — MNTNINEMATIFKALGDPTRLHIFKFLLALGKPVAVEGSGDVRTVDGLTVGEVCCHVTGVEKITSTISAHLKELRLAGLITMEKRGKYVICSANPEAASLLSTFLAGPETDSKCCELSQKGLIL; from the coding sequence TTGAACACTAACATCAATGAGATGGCGACGATTTTCAAAGCGTTGGGGGATCCTACCCGGTTGCATATCTTTAAGTTCCTGCTGGCATTGGGTAAACCGGTGGCGGTTGAGGGGAGCGGAGATGTGCGGACTGTTGATGGACTGACTGTTGGCGAAGTGTGCTGCCATGTGACTGGGGTTGAGAAAATCACCTCGACTATTTCAGCGCACCTTAAGGAACTTCGGCTAGCCGGTCTCATAACTATGGAGAAGCGCGGCAAATACGTCATTTGCAGCGCTAATCCTGAAGCTGCTTCCCTACTTTCGACATTCCTAGCGGGACCGGAGACCGACTCGAAGTGCTGCGAACTATCTCAGAAAGGATTAATATTATGA